One window of the Prochlorococcus marinus CUG1438 genome contains the following:
- a CDS encoding DUF1295 domain-containing protein, giving the protein MYKYNFKVFVKYSSELILVFLQFLIIFLHFFQWQLLPNKQIIKVNPISYFLGILIIVIASIFMLVAIKDLGRNLSPFPRPVIKSKLVTKGIYRFTRHPMYYSLIIISIGVFLTKLSIYYLCLTISLALLIKLKIFVEERYLKNKFKNYLIYKNLVKF; this is encoded by the coding sequence ATGTATAAGTATAATTTTAAAGTTTTTGTAAAATATTCTAGTGAATTGATTCTTGTTTTTTTGCAGTTTCTTATTATTTTTCTCCATTTTTTTCAATGGCAATTACTTCCTAATAAACAAATAATTAAAGTTAACCCTATATCTTATTTCCTTGGGATTTTAATTATAGTAATTGCTTCAATTTTTATGTTAGTTGCAATTAAAGACTTAGGTCGTAATTTATCTCCTTTCCCTAGACCTGTAATTAAAAGCAAACTTGTAACTAAAGGTATTTATAGATTTACTCGACATCCAATGTACTATTCTCTAATCATTATTTCCATTGGTGTTTTTTTAACTAAGCTATCTATTTATTATTTATGTTTAACAATAAGCCTGGCTTTATTAATTAAATTAAAGATTTTTGTAGAAGAACGATATTTAAAAAATAAATTTAAAAATTATTTAATTTATAAAAATTTGGTCAAATTTTAG
- a CDS encoding exodeoxyribonuclease V subunit gamma, producing MLNLYKSNKIEVISELLAEELKICPPFITEKLEIAVPNYFLGKWLREQITIKNQISALYELKTISSYTESLLTKFFPTIDMGLWNFESIKWGIIDSLEELNSFNESTPLSNWINKYLNNNKTIDGDIYSFTKKIANFFIDYLIFRPEMIAKWDKCEINSSNLFSNLNSNQFWQPILYKLLEKKISEKPSCLYMIKLIKNLRKFKDIQIKIPNQIYIISDNNLSKLYIDFYSELSKFTKVNLYLLSVGNNLWNRINCFEGELKFDDFNSKKDLNNTNIENIFGKFEANFQKLIDENIYKEDIHLKNNLIYIDPTNDSSKKKSNLLLNQIQKKLIDNNQNQLIVNKEDDSLIFSGHPNQLSQLEYVRGKILEILDSSVNINYSDIAVLSPKTNQIKPFLRYIFNNDLINGDKLPYFFIDENSDDSSKLYNFLIDITEIANEKITLEKIDYILSKKVTQNIFDFDITQKDEIIYLLTQAGFHWGLDANERLGEEKNTLEWCINRITLGLIYEQEVNLSNFNQKPFNPKNISLNLNKWIKILLQLKKYINLLRGSFSYQGWVEKTKFILKNIGESNKNFNLEISELFRILDNYEISFIPDDLILLDVFREILISCLNKAKYQNQSRVNKILVSDIDNARLLPHKVIFLINMNSVYYPELPKIENINLLNNKYHLGDPSVFEREKYFFLETLISCRDKLMVTWVKNDKDNNKLDISSPIKQLISFFDSSLNQGQRELIIKDFDLTKNEIIDLDTNPIVKSNYSLIETLDWKEKKYDIKNYKLSELIYWFKNPQKYWLYKKNISPQKLFIHNPEEEYVSNYQKSKLITKVIQQLEIDNKNIIEDLKNLNIIDQLFENGIFTPRNSIFTKEKEIKDLVDSLSANLSRYKRINRIYVKANLNKEEYFISDNVVVELIHSKLSLSRLVEAWLKLLFISILNKNIKKTQVIFRTENEYKSQILLSPGVEDSNLILKDYINLFKNYSEKCLPLPPESTYKYVEAKIKLKNEKKAFEDRWIGNKTFSKGERDNIEMKMCFGNKKEPHFFLENEKFDKLSTRLYGPLIEAFKK from the coding sequence TTGCTCAATCTTTATAAGTCAAACAAAATCGAGGTCATTAGTGAGCTATTAGCAGAAGAATTAAAAATATGCCCTCCTTTTATAACAGAGAAATTAGAGATAGCAGTTCCTAATTATTTTTTAGGAAAGTGGTTACGAGAACAAATAACTATAAAAAATCAAATAAGTGCTCTTTATGAATTAAAAACCATTTCAAGTTATACCGAGTCATTACTAACAAAATTTTTCCCTACGATTGATATGGGATTATGGAATTTCGAGTCAATTAAATGGGGAATTATAGATTCATTAGAAGAATTAAATAGTTTTAATGAGTCGACGCCACTAAGTAATTGGATTAATAAATATTTGAATAATAACAAGACAATCGATGGGGATATTTATAGTTTTACAAAAAAGATCGCGAATTTTTTTATTGATTATCTTATTTTCAGGCCTGAGATGATTGCAAAATGGGATAAATGTGAAATTAATTCATCAAATCTTTTCAGTAATTTAAATTCAAATCAATTTTGGCAACCAATTTTATATAAATTATTGGAAAAAAAGATTTCAGAAAAACCTTCATGTTTATACATGATTAAACTAATTAAAAATTTAAGAAAATTCAAAGATATTCAAATTAAGATCCCAAATCAAATTTATATTATTTCTGATAATAATTTATCAAAACTATACATTGATTTTTATTCAGAACTCTCAAAATTTACTAAGGTAAATTTGTATTTATTATCTGTAGGAAATAATTTATGGAATAGGATAAATTGTTTTGAGGGGGAGCTGAAATTTGATGATTTTAATAGTAAAAAGGATCTAAATAATACAAATATTGAAAATATATTTGGTAAATTTGAAGCCAATTTTCAGAAATTAATTGATGAAAATATTTATAAGGAAGATATACATTTAAAAAATAATTTAATCTATATTGATCCAACAAATGATTCGTCTAAGAAGAAATCTAATCTCTTACTTAACCAAATACAGAAAAAACTTATAGATAATAATCAAAATCAATTAATAGTTAATAAAGAAGATGATTCACTTATTTTCTCAGGACATCCTAATCAATTAAGTCAATTAGAGTATGTTAGAGGTAAGATATTAGAAATATTAGATTCCTCAGTAAACATAAATTACAGTGATATAGCTGTTCTATCTCCAAAAACTAATCAAATTAAACCTTTTCTTAGATATATTTTTAATAATGATTTAATTAATGGCGATAAGTTACCTTATTTTTTTATTGATGAGAATAGTGATGATTCATCAAAATTATATAATTTTCTGATTGATATTACTGAAATAGCCAATGAGAAAATTACACTTGAAAAAATAGATTATATTCTTTCTAAAAAAGTTACTCAAAATATTTTTGATTTTGATATTACCCAAAAGGATGAAATTATTTATTTACTAACTCAAGCAGGCTTTCATTGGGGATTAGATGCTAATGAAAGATTAGGGGAAGAAAAAAACACTCTAGAATGGTGCATAAATAGAATTACTTTAGGCTTGATTTACGAACAAGAAGTTAATTTAAGTAATTTTAATCAAAAACCATTTAACCCAAAAAATATAAGCTTAAATTTAAATAAATGGATAAAAATATTACTTCAATTAAAAAAATATATTAATTTGCTAAGGGGATCTTTTTCTTATCAAGGTTGGGTTGAAAAGACAAAATTTATACTTAAAAACATTGGCGAATCCAATAAAAATTTCAATTTAGAAATAAGTGAATTATTTAGAATACTAGATAATTATGAAATTTCCTTTATACCTGATGATCTTATTTTATTGGATGTTTTTAGAGAGATATTAATTTCGTGTCTTAATAAAGCAAAATATCAAAACCAATCACGCGTTAATAAGATTCTTGTAAGTGATATTGATAATGCAAGACTTCTTCCTCATAAAGTTATATTCCTGATAAATATGAACAGTGTTTATTATCCAGAATTACCAAAAATTGAAAATATTAATTTATTAAATAATAAATATCACCTAGGAGATCCATCAGTTTTTGAAAGAGAGAAATATTTTTTTTTAGAGACGTTAATTTCTTGTAGAGATAAACTGATGGTCACTTGGGTAAAGAATGATAAAGACAATAATAAATTAGATATTTCTTCTCCTATAAAACAGTTAATTTCTTTTTTTGATAGTTCTCTAAATCAAGGGCAAAGAGAACTAATAATCAAAGATTTTGACTTAACTAAAAATGAAATTATTGATCTTGATACTAATCCTATTGTTAAAAGTAATTATTCTTTAATAGAGACTCTAGATTGGAAAGAAAAAAAATATGATATCAAAAACTATAAATTATCAGAATTAATTTATTGGTTCAAAAATCCACAAAAATATTGGCTTTATAAAAAAAATATTTCACCCCAAAAATTATTTATTCATAATCCAGAAGAAGAGTATGTAAGCAATTACCAGAAGTCGAAATTAATAACTAAAGTAATTCAACAATTAGAGATTGATAACAAGAACATAATTGAGGATTTAAAAAATTTGAATATTATTGATCAATTGTTTGAAAATGGAATTTTTACTCCAAGAAATAGTATCTTTACAAAAGAAAAAGAGATTAAAGATTTAGTAGATAGCCTATCTGCAAATTTAAGTCGATATAAAAGAATTAATAGGATTTACGTTAAAGCAAACTTAAATAAAGAAGAATATTTCATTTCTGATAATGTAGTTGTTGAATTAATTCATTCGAAACTCAGCTTAAGTCGTTTGGTAGAGGCTTGGTTAAAGTTACTATTTATTTCTATCTTGAATAAGAATATAAAAAAGACTCAAGTGATTTTTAGAACAGAAAATGAATATAAATCTCAAATCCTTCTATCCCCAGGAGTAGAAGACTCAAATTTAATATTGAAGGATTACATAAATCTTTTTAAGAATTATTCTGAAAAATGTTTACCTCTCCCTCCAGAAAGTACTTATAAATATGTAGAAGCAAAAATAAAATTAAAAAATGAAAAAAAAGCTTTTGAAGATAGATGGATTGGTAATAAAACTTTTTCCAAAGGAGAAAGAGATAATATTGAAATGAAAATGTGTTTCGGAAATAAAAAAGAACCACATTTCTTTTTAGAAAATGAAAAGTTTGATAAATTATCAACTAGATTATATGGCCCTCTAATTGAAGCATTTAAGAAATGA